A DNA window from Hordeum vulgare subsp. vulgare chromosome 1H, MorexV3_pseudomolecules_assembly, whole genome shotgun sequence contains the following coding sequences:
- the LOC123448205 gene encoding SWR1-complex protein 4: protein MDAKDILGLQKTSFPSAQEKKPRPPKEPQRKPDGVSREVYALTGGVGMAPLMPTIEASHLKRRPAVEKEKVAWRWLPFTSSARTDNLQLYHWVRVVNNVPPTGDYDFAKYNTKVDVLKYTDEEYEKYLTEPTWSREETDQLFELCQRFDLRFIVIADRFPTSRSVEDLKSRYYSVTRALLIARARSFDEVAGNPLVKETFNAAHETERKRALSALFSQTKQQERKDAEVLAEAKRIMESRAANKNVEEAIAPTSFPNAAVPADGVSPLSNNLPSSAATHPAAAANTSIPDTLRMLKVYLRTHALDQMVQAVTASAGIRMIKRVDQTLQDLGVNLKPKVPTKAVCAEHLELRNEILTLLNIQKQLQNKEAEVLANRESSFTEAPTTPKRSNRDIDRPFVPDMAGFGGERAVKRDHKRKTSGRFDAPPSPTQGKRPRKMKASD, encoded by the exons ATGGACGCGAAGGACATCCTCGGGCTCCAGAAGACCTCCTTCCCGTCCGCCCAGGAGAAGAAGCCGCGGCCGCCCAAGGAGCCGCAGCGCAAGCCCGATGGCGTCTCGCGCGAG GTGTACGCGCTCACCGGAGGGGTGGGAATGGCGCCGCTCATGCCGACCATCGAGGCCTCGCACCTGAAGCGCCGGCCTGCTgttgagaaggagaag GTAGCATGGCGGTGGCTACCTTTCACATCATCTGCACGAACTGACAATCTGCAACTTTACCACTGG GTTAGAGTTGTAAATAATGTTCCACCAACTGGTGATTATGACTTCGCAAAATACAACACG AAGGTGGATGTTCTTAAATACACCGATGAGGAGTATGAGAAATATTTAACTGAACCT ACATGGAGCAGAGAAGAAACAGACCAGCTGTTTGAATTATGTCAGCGCTTTGACCTTCGTTTCATAGTAATAGCAGATAGGTTTCCAACTTCTCGAAGCGTGGAAGATCTAAAGAGCCGTTATTATTCAG TTACTAGGGCTCTTTTAATTGCAAGAGCTCGGTCATTCGATGAAGTTGCCGGAAACCCTCTTGTGAAG GAAACCTTCAATGCTGCTCATGAAACCGAGAGAAAACGTGCATTGTCTGCACTCTTCTCCCAAACAAAACAGCAAGAACGAAAGGATGCTGAG GTTTTAGCAGAAGCGAAACGCATTATGGAATCCCGTGCTGCTAATAAA AACGTGGAAGAAGCCATAGCACCGACGAGCTTTCCTAATGCTGCGGTTCCTGCTGACGGTGTATCTCCCTTGAGCAACAATCTTCCATCTTCAGCTGCTACACATCCAGCTGCAGCAGCGAATACCTCCATACCTGATACACTGCGGATG CTTAAAGTGTATTTGAGAACCCATGCACTTGATCAAATGGTTCAAGCTGTAACTGCTTCAGCTGGCATTAGAATGATTAAAAGGGTGGATCAGACTCTACAAGATCTCGGG GTAAATTTGAAGCCTAAGGTCCCAACAAAAGCAGTTTGTGCGGAACATCTTGAGTTACGGAACGAGATACTCACACTGCTTaacatacagaagcag CTACAAAATAAAGAGGCTGAAGTTTTAGCAAACAGAGAAAGTTCATTCACAGAGGCACCGACCACACCTAAG CGTTCTAATAGGGATATTGATCGACCCTTTGTCCCTGATATGGCTGGGTTTGGAG GTGAGAGAGCAGTCAAACGGGACCACAAGCGGAAG ACCTCTGGAAGATTTGATGCACCCCCCTCGCCAACCCAGGGCAAGAGGCCTCGGAAGATGAAGGCGTCCGATTGA